The window GCAATAAACTTATTGTTTTTGTTACTTCTCTGGTTGTCTTCTTCTTTTCACGGATTCAAATGCAACGTTAAAgagatgtaaatttttttaatgaataattaatatttaaaaaaataaaatttaagtatatttattaaaaagattGACTTTTTACAAGATTTCGAGTGAATAAGAATAACAACTCATGGATTTGTCGTTTCTTCGTTTGTCTTCCTTATTTCAGGCTTTCAAAaacgttaaaaaataaaaaaaatatttgattaataataaaaaaataaaatttgactataaaatttacaacaaaaatcaaatttgttctaaaataagattttaattatacaaacaaaaatatcttGGGGGCGGTCATGGGGTCAATTTTGGTTTAGGACACTAGTATGTGGTGATTATCCTCATAGATTACAAGAGAGCCTTGACACACTTTAATATTTAAACCAaactttatgaaaattaaataatataatgcaGAGTGGAGTCCCGACAAGTAAATAGCAGTTTCCCATCCCAGCCTCATTCTCCTCCATTAATGCCAATGCACAGacacagagagagagaaagagaaagagtaaCTGAGTTGTATTCAATATTCACAATTTCTACCTCCAAAgattaaaaagagagaaagaaaaaaaaagaagcctaCACACCTTTCTCCCTATTCCTTCTACTTCTGGCGCCATTTGCACCTTCAAAActccatcttttttctttctctccttcCATTTCTGGAAACACCCTCATGGAACCAACAACAACATTGAacaacatcatcaacaacaacaacactgtTCCTGCAgggtcaccaccaccaccaccaccaccctcaGTGCCTCAGCCAATGAACATGAATGTCAACATGAACATGAACGTGGGAAACACAGAAGGAACAACACCAGCAGTTCCAACACCAACACCCGCGCCAACACCAGCACCAACAACAATGGTTCCTGCAGTGCCAGCTCCAACCACAACAACACCGGGGAGTTTGGATTTGTttgggaagaagaagagagggaGGCCCAGAAAGTATGATGCAGATGGGAACCTGAGAGTGAGTgcaacaccaccaccaccaccgggTTTCACTTTGTCCACACCTTCTTCTGAGTTCTCCTCTTCCAAAAGAGGGCGTGGTAAACACAACACAACTTTTGGCAACAACAACTACCAACAACTCTATTCTTCTTTTGGTGAGTAGTACGGTACAacgttgtctttttttttttttttttttctctcaggTGTTGCTGCTGCTGAGTGCTGATGACCTCACTCATATGTACTACCACTGTTTCCTTCCCAAGTTGACCTACCCGCCAAACCAAGATCCCTGTTCCTAGtccaatccttttttttttctctcccttcATTTCCTTACCAGCTTACCCTAATCATGGAATCTCAAATATTCGTACTTGTTGTCAATAGTTTCATTGTCTCTGGGGTTGTGTTtcagatttgttttttttttttttttaagttttggttttgggTTCATGGGGTTGGGATCGAGATTTACTCTCCATTTGTTAAAGCGTGCCTTGATTGATACAAAaggatgagttttttttttttgtttctttctggTAATGGCCAAACAGCAAGTTGGGGATTGTGATcggttaaaaaaaatgtgaacttTACCTTTTTGTGGCTACTTATCTAAGGTTGTTGTGTACATTCGTTTGATTTTTAtgtctagaaaaaaaattgttcttttCGTTTGGATCGACTAGCACGAGACTGTTTCAGGATTATTGTTACGCACACACAAAAAGTAAAATTGTTCTTTGCTGGGTTTATTCATCCGGGGCTTCTAATTTTGGTGgtgaaaattagttaaattgaaCCATATATGGAAAATGTGTTGATTGTTTTTCTGTCTGTGATTTTTGAAGGTGAGGTGTTTGCAAACACAGCTGGTGGTGATTTTGTACCGCATGTGGTGACTGTTTATACTGGAGAGGTAATGTAGAATAGAAGCCTTTGTGCATTGTTGTCCTTTTTGCAGATTTATTTAATAGTGTGGCTTTTGGCTGCATTTTCTTGAGCAATTTTGACAGATCTTTTGTGTTTGGTGATTTGGATAAGGATCTTGTTGCTTACTTTATTTCTTTGTAGGATGTTGCTGGAAAGATCGTGTCATTTGCCCAGAAGGGTCCAAGAGGAATATGCATTCTCTCTGCCAATGGAGCTATCTCGAATGTCACCATACGCCAACCTGGTTCTTCTGGTGGCATATTGACTTATGAGGCATGGTCTCTTAGATCTAAATGCTTtttgagtaaaaataaaataaaatttatctctctttttttttttttttatcctctaaAGGTTTTGATTGTATTTCCCATTCCatgatattataatttctttGATTGAGTTTGAATCATATCTGAAATACTTTCATGGGCTAGCTTATTTATGTCTTCTGCCAATATAGAATATGGATGCCGTATAGGACAGCATTGGGTGAATTTATGTCAGGTGATCTCTGTTTGTCTCTTCTTGTGGGGTTGGACAAAGTATCTATATCTGCCTTATGTATTGGATATACGCTCAAAATTGGTGTATTGGGTGTAGgctaaaaaaaatggtttatcttttcatttcatTAGTTCCAGTGTCAGATCTAACACTGGAAATGGGAAATAAGTTAATTACTAGCTAGAGAAGATAGGCACACACTTTTAGCGGTGTCCTCTTTTGTAATgtgttaaaatcattttaaatctaATGAAACCTTTCAACTAATGTGAAAGTCATAATTTTGTTGGCTATCTTAATCCAGAAGCTGAGTATCAGTTATTGGAGGAGATATGGGCCAAATTAGATAAACTTTTCAGGGAACACTTGTATGATAAAAAGATAGTAGGTAAAGTAAATAAAACTTCTCTtagaagttaaaatcaacttatttaccTCTGTTTTGAAGAAGTTAATCTGAGAATTTCTAAAAATGtgcaaaaattgattttttaacttatgattcattttaccttgttttcttcttctgtgGGTCCTTATTGAAAAGTATATCTAAACTAAGTCATAATTTTCTAACAAAAATACTATGATAAGCTATTGAAGTAGCATTTTTATATCCTTGGGTATTATAATATGATAAGTGACAACTAAAAGGTTATAGACTTCAAGTTGAG of the Glycine max cultivar Williams 82 chromosome 13, Glycine_max_v4.0, whole genome shotgun sequence genome contains:
- the LOC100779227 gene encoding AT-hook motif nuclear-localized protein 1 translates to MEPTTTLNNIINNNNTVPAGSPPPPPPPSVPQPMNMNVNMNMNVGNTEGTTPAVPTPTPAPTPAPTTMVPAVPAPTTTTPGSLDLFGKKKRGRPRKYDADGNLRVSATPPPPPGFTLSTPSSEFSSSKRGRGKHNTTFGNNNYQQLYSSFGEVFANTAGGDFVPHVVTVYTGEDVAGKIVSFAQKGPRGICILSANGAISNVTIRQPGSSGGILTYEGRFEILSLSGSFTVADNSGMKSRTGGLSVSLAGPDGRVIGGGVAGLLTAAGPIQIVVGSFMQNGYKAQKRKYQREQQIVATPTSAGPEIVTAVRPISQTNADGENFLIPMSQMPDQNQRESVSVSSDKQNLDATPDAATWNGSEEYSDQRTSPDINISLPDE